From Phycodurus eques isolate BA_2022a chromosome 1, UOR_Pequ_1.1, whole genome shotgun sequence, one genomic window encodes:
- the pdyn gene encoding proenkephalin-B, translating to MEWYVLVLMLSLPPSMHTHCSSQCHKCLQYILKPNNAYSSLWCGVLCQDEPGLCEHAPGLEDLRHEGEKAQEGEDSKEADVRFVKSLDQTTRELLSSPWRDKHVADLLKKKTGERGADVSAQEAEDAQEGNILRGYDHVKRYGGFLRKFGPKSKRSEAEEPEELQKRYGGFMRRIRPKLNNIKWDKRYGGFLRRHFKISARSAEEPFSSYYDDHLSRETR from the exons ATGGAGTGGTATGTCCTGGTGCTGATGCTGAGCTTACCCCCCTCCATGCACACACATTGTTCTTCACAGTGTCACAAATGTTTGCAGTACATTCTTAAGCCCAACAACGCCTACAGTAGCCTG TGGTGCGGGGTGTTGTGTCAGGATGAGCCGGGGCTGTGTGAGCATGCTCCGGGGCTGGAAGACTTGAGACACGAAGGTGAGAAGGCGCAGGAGGGGGAGGACAGCAAAGAAGCCGACGTGCGGTTCGTGAAGAGCCTGGACCAAACCACCAGGGAGCTTCTGTCCTCCCCTTGGCGGGACAAGCACGTCGCGGACTTGTTGAAGAAGAAGACGGGGGAGAGAGGAGCGGACGTGTCGGCGCAAGAAGCGGAGGACGCCCAGGAGGGGAACATCCTCCGCGGCTACGATCACGTTAAACGTTACGGCGGCTTTTTACGCAAGTTTGGTCCGAAGTCCAAGAGGAGCGAGGCCGAGGAGCCCGAAGAGCTTCAGAAGCGCTACGGTGGCTTCATGAGGAGGATCAGACCGAAACTAAACAACATCAAGTGGGACAAGCGTTATGGAGGCTTCCTCCGTCGTCACTTCAAGATCTCGGCGCGCTCCGCGGAGGAGCCTTTCTCTTCTTACTACGACGACCACCTCAGTCGAGAAACAAGATGA
- the gmeb2 gene encoding glucocorticoid modulatory element-binding protein 2 isoform X1: MFLKQLYATLISNMSICLSIFICNYFILKLCSMASAEVKMQEMSEVVIVTMSEEAVEGLSSVVEEEKAVLMAAQLSHEPGEQILTVTQVETDDLSKTNSLCNEEAVIVKLTDEVDVEADVFYPITCGDATATLVWKKFVCPGINVKCVQFNHQLISPKEFVCLAGKSTLKDWKRAIRLNGTMLRKIMDSGELEFYHHAKICSNTCRSTKIDLLGNKVAASSDQSADLAAAASSTAYLNGDSSPEASAGPSEWVTAVGEDAVSFWRAVKDAGLLEEVIEDFQKELQEVLKGLHERVCEPSLQVKDAALLNSIVHNFGMLDLVKKVLSSHKSQMDHYREQYTNSLAALEQQCDEHRKRAKELKSKSQHLNNVLMNFTPAPIAPAPKRSRMSRAISSPASISPAPAQVTLPLNQLSAVSLGKLLTVTGAPAAPNLGSYTLLTSPLNGSELAADASNLTVLSTVAGQEGTSPESGAVVSSTFVKMVSPQFQLVTLPSTLQGLAGTQNTGITQPIDTIAVVDAMATTADVFLQGLQAGENEEGQHNEVREDDMQQLVVQQ, encoded by the exons atgtttcttaaacAATTGTATGCAACTCTAATCTCAAATATGTCTATCTGCCTATCCATCTTTATCTGTAATTACTTCATCCTTAAGTTGTGCAGCATGGCCTCAGCTGAGGTGAAAATGCAGGAAATGAGTGAGGTCGTGATTGTCACAATGTCTGAGGAAGCTGTCGAAGGCCTCTCCTCtgtggtggaggaggagaaagcAGTGCTGATGGCCGCACAGCTCAGCCACGAGCCAGG GGAACAGATCCTCACAGTCACTCAAGTGGAAACTGATGACCTGAgtaaaacaaattccttgtgcaaTGAAGAAGCAGTCATTG TGAAGTTAACAGATGAGGTAGATGTGGAGGCTGATGTGTTCTACCCCATCACTTGTGGAGATGCCACAGCCACATTGGTGTGGAAGAAGTTTGTCTGCCCCGGGATTAATGTGAAATGTGTCCAG TTTAATCATCAGCTCATCAGCCCAAAGGAGTTTGTCTGCCTTGCAGGCAAGTCTACACTGAAGGACTGGAAAAGAGCAATCAGGCTCAATGGCACCATGCTCAG AAAGATCATGGACTCCGGTGAGCTGGAGTTCTACCATCACGCAAAAATCTGCTCCAACACCTGCCGCAGCACCAAGATCGATCTGTTGGGAAACAAAGTGGCCGCCAGCTCGGATCAGTCTGCCGACCTGGCTGCTGCCGCCTCATCCACTGCTTACT TGAATGGAGACTCCTCCCCAGAGGCGTCAGCAGGACCTTCAGAGTGGGTCACAGCCGTTGGAG AGGATGCTGTGTCATTCTGGCGTGCGGTGAAGGACGCGGGGCTACTGGAGGAGGTGATTGAAGACTTCCAGAAGGAGCTCCAAGAGGTGCTAAAGGGGCTGCACGAAAGAGTGTGTGAGCCATCTCTGCAAGTCAAAG atGCTGCTTTGCTCAACAGCATAGTCCACAACTTTGGAATGCTGGATCTGGTGAAAAAGGTTCTGAGCAGTCATAAAAGCCAGATGGACCATTACAGAGAGCAGTACACCAACAGCCTGGCTG CTCTGGAGCAGCAGTGTGATGAGCACCGAAAGCGAGCCAAGGAGCTGAAGAGCAAATCTCAACACCTCAACAACGTCCTGATGAACTTCACCCCCGCACCCATAGCTCCGGCACCCAAACGCTCCCGGATGAGCCGCGCCATCTCCAGCCCGGCCTCCATCAGCCCCGCGCCTGCACAGGTCACGCTGCCTCTCAACCAGCTGAGCGCCGTGTCGCTCGGCAAACTGTTGACTGTGACGGGAGCTCCGGCGGCCCCCAACCTGGGGAGCTACACACTCCTGACCTCGCCGCTCAATGGCTCAGAGCTGGCGGCCGACGCTTCCAACCTGACCGTGCTGTCCACCGTGGCGGGTCAAGAGGGGACGTCCCCAGAAAGTGGCGCCGTAGTCTCTTCGACCTTTGTCAAAATGGTCAGTCCTCAGTTCCAGTTGGTGACGCTGCCGTCCACACTGCAGGGCCTGGCCGGCACACAAAACACGGGCATCACGCAGCCAATCGACACCATTGCCGTGGTGGACGCCATGGCAACAACTGCAGATGTTTTCCTACAGGGACTCCAAGCTGGTGAGAATGAAGAAGGTCAGCACAATGAGGTGAGAGAGGATGACATGCAGCAGCTGGTGGTGCAGCAATGA
- the LOC133408356 gene encoding rho-related GTP-binding protein RhoA-C-like, which translates to MAAIRKKLVIVGDGACGKTCLLIVFSKDQFPEVYVPTVFENYVADIEVDGKQVELALWDTAGQEDYDRLRPLSYPDTDVILMCFSVDSPDSLENIPEKWTPEVKHFCPNIPIILVGNKKDLRNDDLTRRELAKMKQEPVKSEEGREMANRICAFGYLECSAKTKDGVREVFEMATRAALQAKRRGKKRICLLL; encoded by the exons AGTAATAGTTGGAGATGGTGCATGTGGCAAGACGTGTCTCCTCATCGTGTTCAGCAAGGATCAGTTCCCTGAGGTCTATGTGCCAACAGTGTTTGAAAACTATGTGGCAGATATTGAAGTGGATGGTAAACAG GTAGAGTTGGCTCTTtgggacacagcaggtcaggagGACTATGATCGCCTGCGACCTCTCTCTTATCCAGACACGGACGTCATCCTCATGTGCTTCTCCGTTGATAGTCCTGATAGTTTAG AGAACATCCCTGAGAAGTGGACACCTGAGGTCAAGCACTTTTGTCCCAATATCCCCATTATTCTGGTGGGAAACAAGAAAGACCTGCGCAATGATGATCTCACACGCCGAGAGTTGGCAAAAATGAAACAG GAACCTGTGAAGTCAGAGGAAGGGAGGGAAATGGCAAACCGAATCTGTGCCTTTGGCTACTTGGAGTGCTCAGCGAAGACCAAGGACGGTGTGAGGGAGGTGTTTGAAATGGCCACTAGGGCAGCACTGCAGGCCAAGAGACGAGGCAAAAAGAGGATATGTCTTCTGCTATAA
- the gmeb2 gene encoding glucocorticoid modulatory element-binding protein 2 isoform X2 — protein sequence MHFSQLCSMASAEVKMQEMSEVVIVTMSEEAVEGLSSVVEEEKAVLMAAQLSHEPGEQILTVTQVETDDLSKTNSLCNEEAVIVKLTDEVDVEADVFYPITCGDATATLVWKKFVCPGINVKCVQFNHQLISPKEFVCLAGKSTLKDWKRAIRLNGTMLRKIMDSGELEFYHHAKICSNTCRSTKIDLLGNKVAASSDQSADLAAAASSTAYLNGDSSPEASAGPSEWVTAVGEDAVSFWRAVKDAGLLEEVIEDFQKELQEVLKGLHERVCEPSLQVKDAALLNSIVHNFGMLDLVKKVLSSHKSQMDHYREQYTNSLAALEQQCDEHRKRAKELKSKSQHLNNVLMNFTPAPIAPAPKRSRMSRAISSPASISPAPAQVTLPLNQLSAVSLGKLLTVTGAPAAPNLGSYTLLTSPLNGSELAADASNLTVLSTVAGQEGTSPESGAVVSSTFVKMVSPQFQLVTLPSTLQGLAGTQNTGITQPIDTIAVVDAMATTADVFLQGLQAGENEEGQHNEVREDDMQQLVVQQ from the exons atgcatttttcacag TTGTGCAGCATGGCCTCAGCTGAGGTGAAAATGCAGGAAATGAGTGAGGTCGTGATTGTCACAATGTCTGAGGAAGCTGTCGAAGGCCTCTCCTCtgtggtggaggaggagaaagcAGTGCTGATGGCCGCACAGCTCAGCCACGAGCCAGG GGAACAGATCCTCACAGTCACTCAAGTGGAAACTGATGACCTGAgtaaaacaaattccttgtgcaaTGAAGAAGCAGTCATTG TGAAGTTAACAGATGAGGTAGATGTGGAGGCTGATGTGTTCTACCCCATCACTTGTGGAGATGCCACAGCCACATTGGTGTGGAAGAAGTTTGTCTGCCCCGGGATTAATGTGAAATGTGTCCAG TTTAATCATCAGCTCATCAGCCCAAAGGAGTTTGTCTGCCTTGCAGGCAAGTCTACACTGAAGGACTGGAAAAGAGCAATCAGGCTCAATGGCACCATGCTCAG AAAGATCATGGACTCCGGTGAGCTGGAGTTCTACCATCACGCAAAAATCTGCTCCAACACCTGCCGCAGCACCAAGATCGATCTGTTGGGAAACAAAGTGGCCGCCAGCTCGGATCAGTCTGCCGACCTGGCTGCTGCCGCCTCATCCACTGCTTACT TGAATGGAGACTCCTCCCCAGAGGCGTCAGCAGGACCTTCAGAGTGGGTCACAGCCGTTGGAG AGGATGCTGTGTCATTCTGGCGTGCGGTGAAGGACGCGGGGCTACTGGAGGAGGTGATTGAAGACTTCCAGAAGGAGCTCCAAGAGGTGCTAAAGGGGCTGCACGAAAGAGTGTGTGAGCCATCTCTGCAAGTCAAAG atGCTGCTTTGCTCAACAGCATAGTCCACAACTTTGGAATGCTGGATCTGGTGAAAAAGGTTCTGAGCAGTCATAAAAGCCAGATGGACCATTACAGAGAGCAGTACACCAACAGCCTGGCTG CTCTGGAGCAGCAGTGTGATGAGCACCGAAAGCGAGCCAAGGAGCTGAAGAGCAAATCTCAACACCTCAACAACGTCCTGATGAACTTCACCCCCGCACCCATAGCTCCGGCACCCAAACGCTCCCGGATGAGCCGCGCCATCTCCAGCCCGGCCTCCATCAGCCCCGCGCCTGCACAGGTCACGCTGCCTCTCAACCAGCTGAGCGCCGTGTCGCTCGGCAAACTGTTGACTGTGACGGGAGCTCCGGCGGCCCCCAACCTGGGGAGCTACACACTCCTGACCTCGCCGCTCAATGGCTCAGAGCTGGCGGCCGACGCTTCCAACCTGACCGTGCTGTCCACCGTGGCGGGTCAAGAGGGGACGTCCCCAGAAAGTGGCGCCGTAGTCTCTTCGACCTTTGTCAAAATGGTCAGTCCTCAGTTCCAGTTGGTGACGCTGCCGTCCACACTGCAGGGCCTGGCCGGCACACAAAACACGGGCATCACGCAGCCAATCGACACCATTGCCGTGGTGGACGCCATGGCAACAACTGCAGATGTTTTCCTACAGGGACTCCAAGCTGGTGAGAATGAAGAAGGTCAGCACAATGAGGTGAGAGAGGATGACATGCAGCAGCTGGTGGTGCAGCAATGA
- the tpk2 gene encoding thiamin pyrophosphokinase 2: protein MANAVWSDKVLQLLHRMNNFYLPGSCRANCLRFEVDGIKVGWIVPHVASLLASYGDVFRPPLGGALSLCSSLDAYDKRSQAVDAVLSNLRRDPSLRCLKGWRNERFNVMDKFSDPPVMWMERAATSLFGVKRYGVHINGYIVSNSGEVFMWLARRSPTKQTYPGLLDNMAAGGLAAGVSIKHTLVKECQEEACIPEALAEKAHPVSTVSYTYEDGEGVFSESQFIFDLELPPAFKPRVGDGEVQEFYLLPIEKVKELLATEDFKPNCAMVVLDFLIRHSFIEPDREPFYQEFVSGLHQAL, encoded by the exons ATGGCTAACGCTGTCTGGTCAGATAAAGTACTCCAGCTCCTCCACCGAATGAATAACTTTTATTTGCCAG GTTCTTGTCGTGCCAATTGTCTTCGTTTTGAGGTTGATGGAATCAAAGTTGGCTGGATTGTGCCACACGTAGCCTCGCTGCTGGCGAGCTACGGAGATGTGTTCAGACCGCCACTCGGGGGCGCGCTTTCACTGTGTAGCAGCCTGGACGCGTACGACAAAAGGTCCCAAGCAGTGGACGCTGTTCTGTCCAACCTGAGACGCGATCCTTCACTGCGCTGCCTAAAAGGCTGGAGAAATGAG AGGTTCAATGTGATGGACAAATTCTCAGACCCTCCAGTGATGTGGATGGAAAGAGCAGCTACCA GCCTTTTTGGGGTGAAGCGCTATGGAGTCCATATTAATGGTTACATTGTTAGTAACAGTGGCGAAGTCTTCATGTGGCTAGCGCGGCGCTCCCCTACCAAGCAGACCTATCCTGGACTACTAGACAACATG GCAGCAGGTGGTCTGGCTGCTGGTGTGAGCATCAAGCACACGCTAGTAAAAGAATGTCAGGAAGAGGCATGCATCCCAGAAGCACTTGCAGAAAAGGCCCACCCTGTATCCACAGTAAG CTACACCTATGAAGACGGAGAGGGGGTGTTTTCAGAAAGTCAGTTTATCTTTGATTTGGAACTTCCTCCTGCCTTCAAGCCCAGAGTAGGGGATGGAGAAGTGCAGGAATTCTACCTTCTGCCTATTGAAAAG GTGAAGGAACTACTGGCCACTGAAGATTTCAAACCCAACTGTGCTATGGTGGTCTTGGACTTTCTCATTAGACATTCTTTTATTGAGCCTGACAGAG AACCCTTTTACCAGGAGTTTGTGTCCGGGCTCCATCAAGCATTATAG
- the gmeb2 gene encoding glucocorticoid modulatory element-binding protein 2 isoform X3, whose protein sequence is MASAEVKMQEMSEVVIVTMSEEAVEGLSSVVEEEKAVLMAAQLSHEPGEQILTVTQVETDDLSKTNSLCNEEAVIVKLTDEVDVEADVFYPITCGDATATLVWKKFVCPGINVKCVQFNHQLISPKEFVCLAGKSTLKDWKRAIRLNGTMLRKIMDSGELEFYHHAKICSNTCRSTKIDLLGNKVAASSDQSADLAAAASSTAYLNGDSSPEASAGPSEWVTAVGEDAVSFWRAVKDAGLLEEVIEDFQKELQEVLKGLHERVCEPSLQVKDAALLNSIVHNFGMLDLVKKVLSSHKSQMDHYREQYTNSLAALEQQCDEHRKRAKELKSKSQHLNNVLMNFTPAPIAPAPKRSRMSRAISSPASISPAPAQVTLPLNQLSAVSLGKLLTVTGAPAAPNLGSYTLLTSPLNGSELAADASNLTVLSTVAGQEGTSPESGAVVSSTFVKMVSPQFQLVTLPSTLQGLAGTQNTGITQPIDTIAVVDAMATTADVFLQGLQAGENEEGQHNEVREDDMQQLVVQQ, encoded by the exons ATGGCCTCAGCTGAGGTGAAAATGCAGGAAATGAGTGAGGTCGTGATTGTCACAATGTCTGAGGAAGCTGTCGAAGGCCTCTCCTCtgtggtggaggaggagaaagcAGTGCTGATGGCCGCACAGCTCAGCCACGAGCCAGG GGAACAGATCCTCACAGTCACTCAAGTGGAAACTGATGACCTGAgtaaaacaaattccttgtgcaaTGAAGAAGCAGTCATTG TGAAGTTAACAGATGAGGTAGATGTGGAGGCTGATGTGTTCTACCCCATCACTTGTGGAGATGCCACAGCCACATTGGTGTGGAAGAAGTTTGTCTGCCCCGGGATTAATGTGAAATGTGTCCAG TTTAATCATCAGCTCATCAGCCCAAAGGAGTTTGTCTGCCTTGCAGGCAAGTCTACACTGAAGGACTGGAAAAGAGCAATCAGGCTCAATGGCACCATGCTCAG AAAGATCATGGACTCCGGTGAGCTGGAGTTCTACCATCACGCAAAAATCTGCTCCAACACCTGCCGCAGCACCAAGATCGATCTGTTGGGAAACAAAGTGGCCGCCAGCTCGGATCAGTCTGCCGACCTGGCTGCTGCCGCCTCATCCACTGCTTACT TGAATGGAGACTCCTCCCCAGAGGCGTCAGCAGGACCTTCAGAGTGGGTCACAGCCGTTGGAG AGGATGCTGTGTCATTCTGGCGTGCGGTGAAGGACGCGGGGCTACTGGAGGAGGTGATTGAAGACTTCCAGAAGGAGCTCCAAGAGGTGCTAAAGGGGCTGCACGAAAGAGTGTGTGAGCCATCTCTGCAAGTCAAAG atGCTGCTTTGCTCAACAGCATAGTCCACAACTTTGGAATGCTGGATCTGGTGAAAAAGGTTCTGAGCAGTCATAAAAGCCAGATGGACCATTACAGAGAGCAGTACACCAACAGCCTGGCTG CTCTGGAGCAGCAGTGTGATGAGCACCGAAAGCGAGCCAAGGAGCTGAAGAGCAAATCTCAACACCTCAACAACGTCCTGATGAACTTCACCCCCGCACCCATAGCTCCGGCACCCAAACGCTCCCGGATGAGCCGCGCCATCTCCAGCCCGGCCTCCATCAGCCCCGCGCCTGCACAGGTCACGCTGCCTCTCAACCAGCTGAGCGCCGTGTCGCTCGGCAAACTGTTGACTGTGACGGGAGCTCCGGCGGCCCCCAACCTGGGGAGCTACACACTCCTGACCTCGCCGCTCAATGGCTCAGAGCTGGCGGCCGACGCTTCCAACCTGACCGTGCTGTCCACCGTGGCGGGTCAAGAGGGGACGTCCCCAGAAAGTGGCGCCGTAGTCTCTTCGACCTTTGTCAAAATGGTCAGTCCTCAGTTCCAGTTGGTGACGCTGCCGTCCACACTGCAGGGCCTGGCCGGCACACAAAACACGGGCATCACGCAGCCAATCGACACCATTGCCGTGGTGGACGCCATGGCAACAACTGCAGATGTTTTCCTACAGGGACTCCAAGCTGGTGAGAATGAAGAAGGTCAGCACAATGAGGTGAGAGAGGATGACATGCAGCAGCTGGTGGTGCAGCAATGA